The Magnetococcus sp. PR-3 DNA window AATAACTCCCTCAATACCTCTGAAGCACCGCCACTGGAAAATACGTTGGTGCGCAACGACACCCTGTCGGATCATCTGATCTGGCAACTGGGTCTCTCCGCACAAAATGACAGTGAGCGTGTCCTGGGCATGGCCCTGATTGATGCCATTGATGAAAATGGCTATCTCACGGCCTCTCTGGAGAGCTTTCAAGATACCACAGGGGCCTCTTTGTATGATCTGGAAGATGCCCTGCTGCTGATACAATCGTTTGAACCTTCCGGTGTGGGGTCGCGAACCCTGGCGGAATGTCTGTTGCTGCAGCTTAAAGCAGACCGCATGGCGGTGGCGCCCTATACCGCGTTGCTGGATCACTTGGATGATCTGGCCCGACGGGATTTCCGAAAACTGAGCCGGGTTTTAAAACTCTCTGAAGAGGAGTTGGCGGATGCGGTTTCGGTGATCCATGCGCTGGATCCTAAACCCGGATTGGCCTACGGCAGTGATCAAACCAGTTATGTGGTGCCCGATGTTTATGTGCGTAAGCAAAATGGCAAATGGGTTGTAGAGATTAACCCTGAGACCCAGCCTCGTTTGCGTATTAACCGCCACTATCAGGACCAGATCTCCCGCTACGCCTCGGCCGATGACAAGCGCTTTATGACAGAGTCGGCCCGTAGTGCCCAGTGGTTGATTAAATCTTTGGAACAACGCTCCTCAACCATCTATCGGGTGGCGGAGAGTATTGTGCGTTTTCAGGAAGATTTTTTGGAAAAAGGGCCAGAATATCTCAAGCCGCTCATCCTTAAGGATGTGGCTGATGATATTGGTGTGCATGAATCCACCACCAGCCGGGTGACCAGCAATAAGTATATGCACACCCCGCGTGGTATTTTTGAGCTGAAGTATTTCTTCTCCTCCTCTTTGACCTCACAAACCGGTGAGTCACACTCATCCGAGGCCGTGAAGTTTAAAATTCGCAAGTTGGTGGATAGTGAACCGGCTCGACGTCCTTTCTCTGACGAAAAGCTGGCCAAAATGCTCAAAGAGCAAGGCATTAATGTTGCCCGTCGTACCGTGGCTAAGTATCGGGAGGCGATGAACATACCTTCATCGTCACGGCGTAAACAGCTGGAACCTAAATAAGCCCAATCGGATACCCTTACACAGGAAGTGGCCGGATCCATGGAAGAGCTCGGGGCAAATACCCCTCAAGTCACAAGTTTAGTCCTGGTAGCAGGCCTGTCAGGCGCAGGTAAATCTACAGCGTTAAAAAGTTTGGAGGATATCGGTTTTTTATGGATCGATAACCCGCCCCTGTTGGCCCTACCCGGACTGCTTAGGGAGTTGGGGGAAAACAACCAGGATATTCATGTCGCAGTAGGTCTACACATGCGTGACCACAGCCGAGATCCAGATGCTTTGGAGCGGCTCTACCCGGTTCTTAATGAGATGGCAGCCCGTCTGGAGCTGCTCTATCTCGAGGCGGATAGCGATATTCTGGTCAAACGGTTTCGGGAAACCCGCCGCCGCCACCCTTTGGCGGGAGAAGCGCATACCAGTGAGCACTTTTTGGAAGGGCGCACGGTTAAAGAAGCTGTTGTAGAAGAAAAACAGCTGATGCAGTCGGTCCGGGCCAATGCCGATTTGGTGATTGATACCACCTACTTGCGTCCACAGATGTTACAAGAGCGTGTGGCTGACCTATTCCGCAGTGACCCCAATGGTCAGGAAATCACCCTGTTTGTGCGTTCATTAGGGTTTAAATATGGCTCTAATACCGATGCGGATATGGTTCTGGATGCCCGCTTTTTACAAAACCCCTATTACGACGCCAACTTGCGCCCTTTAACCGGTTTGGATAAGCCTGTACGGGATTTTTTGGAATCGGATAATGAGGCTGAGCAGTTCCTGGACCATTTGAAGGGTCTGTTTGGCTATCTGATCCCCCGCTACATTAAAGAGCGCAAATGCTACTTCACGGTGGATATCGGTTGTACCGGCGGTCAACACCGTTCGGTCTACTTGGTCGACCGTTTGCAGGATGCCTTGGCGCAGTTGGGGTACAGGGTTTTGGTGCGGCATCGGGATATACACCGCAAGTCGGCCAAATAGTTGCATAACCCGAGAGATATTCAAAAGACGAAAACTTTCTTTCTGAGTTGTCACTCAGTAGGATGTTGGTATGTGAGATGAGAGTGAGGGTGTGGGGCCGGCTGGTTCAAACCCTGTTTTGTGGATTAACCCACCGTGTTTGTTAACACGGTTTTATTATGCTGTTAGGCATCACAGGAGTGTGAGGATCATGCCGCGTAACTATCTGTTCTCTTCCGAATCGGTCTCCGAAGGTCATCCCGATAAGATGGCCGACCAGATTTCCGACGCCATTTTGGATGCCCTGCTTGAGCAGGACCCAGCTTCCCGTGTGGCGTGTGAGACCATGGTCAGCACCGGTTTTTGTACAGTGGCCGGTGAGATCACCACCAATGCTGTGATCGACTATCAACAGATCGCTCGAGATACCATTAACGAAATCGGTTATACCTCTGCCGATGGGATGGGGTATTCCGGTGATAGTGCTGCCATCTTCGTCACGCTGGATAAGCAATCTGTAGACATTGCTCAGGGTGTGAATGAAGGAGAAGGTATCGACCTGGACCAGGGTGCTGGCGACCAGGGCATCATGTTCGGTTACGCCTGTACGGAAACCGATGTGCTGATGCCTATGCCGATCTATTTTGCCCACCGCTTGGTTGAAAAACATGCGCAACTGCGTAAAAGTGGCGAACTGGCTTGGGCCCGTCCTGATGCCAAATCCCAGGTAACGGTTAAGTATGTAGATGATAAGCCGGTTTCTGTTGAGGCGGTTGTTATTTCTACCCAGCACAGCCCCGATGTCGACCACGACACCATTGAAAAAGAGATCATCGAAAAAGTGGTTAAAGCGGTGATCCCTGCTGAGCTGCTGCATGAAGGTACGGAATACTTTATCAACCCAACGGGCCGTTTTGTGATTGGTGGTCCTGTGGGTGATGCCGGGGTAACCGGTCGTAAGATTATTGTCGATACCTACGGCGGCATGGGCTCACATGGTGGCGGTGCTTTCTCCGGTAAGGATCCCTCCAAGGTTGACCGCTCTTCGGCCTATATGGGTCGTTATGTGGCTAAGAACATTGTGGCTGCTGGTTTGGCTGAAAAATGTGAAATCCAGGTGGCTTATGCCATTGGTGTCTCCCAGCCTATGTCGGTGATGGTTGATACCTTTGGGACCGGTAAGCTTGAGGATGAGGCGATTACTGAGCTGGTTAAGGAAAATTTTGACCTGCGTCCTAAAGCCATTGTTCAGCAGCTGGATCTGTTGCGTCCCATCTACAAGAAGTCTGCAGCCTATGGACACTTTGGTCGTGAGCTGCCTGAGTTTACTTGGGAGAAGACCGACAAGGCTGCTGCACTGAAGGCTGCAGCGGGTATCTAAGGTCGTTAATGACATGTTAGCGGGGGTTTGTTACCCTGCTTCGATCAATTGGGAAATTCATCCCGGACGCCAGTGCGTCCGGGATTCCATTTATAGAGGGAATGGGTAAGCCATGAACGTTGAGGTCAACAAGATGCAACTGGTCCCTGGCGAAGATTTTAAAGTCGCCGATATCAGCCTGGCTGATTGGGGTCGTAAAGAGATTGAAATTGCAGAGACCGAGATGCCCGGTCTGGTCTCCCTGCGCAGTGAGTTTGGTAAGGAGCAGCCTTTAAAAGGTGCCCGCGTTGCAGGTTGTCTGCACATGACCATCCAAACAGCTGTGTTGATCGAGACCCTTACCGCTTTGGGTGCTGAGGTCCGTTGGTCTTCGTGCAACATTTTCTCGACTCAGGATCATGCAGCCGCTGCCATTGCCAAGTCTGGTGTTCCTGTGTTTGCCTGGAAAGGTGAAACCGAGGAAGAGTATGTCTGGTGTGTCGAACAGACCATTAAAGGTCCTGATGGTTGGGTGCCTAATATGATTCTGGATGATGGTGGTGATCTGACGGAGATCATGCACCGCCCTGAATACCTGGATATTATGAAAGGTGTGAAGGGTATTTCAGAAGAGACCACCACCGGTGTCCTGCGTCTCTATGAAATGGCCCAGAATAGTACCCTGGAGTGCCCTGCATTCAATGTGAATGATTCTGTGACCAAGTCCAAGTTTGATAACTTGTACGGCTGTCGTGAATCCTTGATGGATGGCATCAAGCGCGCCACGGATGTGATGGTTGCGGGTAAAATTGGCGTTGTCTGTGGCTATGGT harbors:
- the rapZ gene encoding RNase adapter RapZ; protein product: MEELGANTPQVTSLVLVAGLSGAGKSTALKSLEDIGFLWIDNPPLLALPGLLRELGENNQDIHVAVGLHMRDHSRDPDALERLYPVLNEMAARLELLYLEADSDILVKRFRETRRRHPLAGEAHTSEHFLEGRTVKEAVVEEKQLMQSVRANADLVIDTTYLRPQMLQERVADLFRSDPNGQEITLFVRSLGFKYGSNTDADMVLDARFLQNPYYDANLRPLTGLDKPVRDFLESDNEAEQFLDHLKGLFGYLIPRYIKERKCYFTVDIGCTGGQHRSVYLVDRLQDALAQLGYRVLVRHRDIHRKSAK
- a CDS encoding RNA polymerase factor sigma-54: MALGMELKLRMGMQLVMTPQLQMAIRLLQMSSMDLQEYLQEELEKNPLLEREDENGNAVDGDTAPDSGEAAASESAGSSETESFAEPQTAPEPSTETPAEMEGFQVEEGPAPEVTNLSEDLPVDAEWSDVYADTNSNFESRNNSLNTSEAPPLENTLVRNDTLSDHLIWQLGLSAQNDSERVLGMALIDAIDENGYLTASLESFQDTTGASLYDLEDALLLIQSFEPSGVGSRTLAECLLLQLKADRMAVAPYTALLDHLDDLARRDFRKLSRVLKLSEEELADAVSVIHALDPKPGLAYGSDQTSYVVPDVYVRKQNGKWVVEINPETQPRLRINRHYQDQISRYASADDKRFMTESARSAQWLIKSLEQRSSTIYRVAESIVRFQEDFLEKGPEYLKPLILKDVADDIGVHESTTSRVTSNKYMHTPRGIFELKYFFSSSLTSQTGESHSSEAVKFKIRKLVDSEPARRPFSDEKLAKMLKEQGINVARRTVAKYREAMNIPSSSRRKQLEPK
- the metK gene encoding methionine adenosyltransferase; the encoded protein is MPRNYLFSSESVSEGHPDKMADQISDAILDALLEQDPASRVACETMVSTGFCTVAGEITTNAVIDYQQIARDTINEIGYTSADGMGYSGDSAAIFVTLDKQSVDIAQGVNEGEGIDLDQGAGDQGIMFGYACTETDVLMPMPIYFAHRLVEKHAQLRKSGELAWARPDAKSQVTVKYVDDKPVSVEAVVISTQHSPDVDHDTIEKEIIEKVVKAVIPAELLHEGTEYFINPTGRFVIGGPVGDAGVTGRKIIVDTYGGMGSHGGGAFSGKDPSKVDRSSAYMGRYVAKNIVAAGLAEKCEIQVAYAIGVSQPMSVMVDTFGTGKLEDEAITELVKENFDLRPKAIVQQLDLLRPIYKKSAAYGHFGRELPEFTWEKTDKAAALKAAAGI
- the ahcY gene encoding adenosylhomocysteinase, producing MNVEVNKMQLVPGEDFKVADISLADWGRKEIEIAETEMPGLVSLRSEFGKEQPLKGARVAGCLHMTIQTAVLIETLTALGAEVRWSSCNIFSTQDHAAAAIAKSGVPVFAWKGETEEEYVWCVEQTIKGPDGWVPNMILDDGGDLTEIMHRPEYLDIMKGVKGISEETTTGVLRLYEMAQNSTLECPAFNVNDSVTKSKFDNLYGCRESLMDGIKRATDVMVAGKIGVVCGYGDVGKGCAQAFRGLGATVWVTEIDPICALQAAMEGYRVVTMDEAASQADIFVTATGNKDIITRAHMEQMKDQAIVCNIGHFDSEIDIASIRELKWDNIKPQVDHVTMPNGNRIIVLAEGRLVNLGCATGHPSFVMSNSFTNQVMAQIELFHSADKYENKVYVLPKHLDEKVARLHLGKVGANLTTLSQDQADYLGIPVDGPYKPEHYRY